A genomic region of Rhipicephalus sanguineus isolate Rsan-2018 chromosome 3, BIME_Rsan_1.4, whole genome shotgun sequence contains the following coding sequences:
- the LOC119386982 gene encoding uncharacterized protein LOC119386982 gives MFAYVRFRDDNEKRIVPVAACKHLKPNDTSDFNPRKWYKVFWKDETHCDHYHAQVIRPYATEDDAGKATEKRTSIPQRPGSDSSYSCSFLPPPFFFTHTSYCRTIRGRSPVVGCAIPLGSTNQSNEVDGSFEEKKTSFCARAAAASQNNKLRLCHRHVLPRTTTMQPPRTATVQPLRTTTATPGSPEVAHTSAREADYVTTDGEVHLGKGITIPEGLYSRLMSTKSETRFVREAAVAIYSTAGLVGRSVIGTASNRTKGEAKPPLDKEKYAVLSDFFNHFLKSIFQLERSSKEEDTK, from the exons AACGATACGAGCGATTTTAATCCTCGCAAATGGTACAAAGTCTTCTGGAAAGATGAAACACACTGCGACCACTACCACGCTCAAGTGATTAGGCCTTACG CTACCGAGGACGATGCAGGGAAGGCTACCGAAAAACGAACTTCCATTCCGCAAAGACCTGGCAGCGACTCCTCCTATAGCTGCAGttttctccccccccctttttttttcactcacacatcctactgccgcacgattcgtggccgatcccccgtggtgggttgtgccattcctctaggatcaaccaaccaatcaaATGAAGTGGATGGATCGTTTGAAGAA aaaaaaacCTCGTTCTGTGCGAGGGCTGCAGCCGCAAGCCAGAACAACAAGTTGCGCCTTTGCCATCGCCATGTGCTGCCACGCACCACcaccatgcagccgccgcgcaccGCTACCGTGCAGCCACTGCGCACCACCACAGCGACCCCGGGCAGCCCTGAAGTGGCCCACACAAGTGCGAGGGAGGCCGATTACGTGACCACTGACGGAGAG GTGCATCTGGGCAAAGGAATCACCATTCCTGAGGGCCTGTACAGCCGCCTCATGAGCACAAAAAGCGAAACCCGCTTTGTTCGTGAGGCGGCCGTTGCCATTTATTCAACGGCAGGCTTGGTTGGGCGGAGTGTAATTGGAACAGCCTCTAACCGGACAAAGGGAGAGGCAAAACCTCCCTTGGATAAAGAAAAATACGCTGTGCTTTCTG ATTTCTTCAACCATTTTTTGAAAAGCATTTTCCAATTGGAGAGGTCGAGCAAAGAAGAAGATACTAAATAA